A genomic segment from Actinomadura hallensis encodes:
- a CDS encoding tyrosine-protein phosphatase, protein MDDATRWIRLDGAVNARDLGGLPTTDGRTTRRARILRSDNLQDLSIADLRLLLDDYALKNIIDLRTNAEVHLEGPGPLSRIPSIRIHQLSLFPEGGQRTDVAADTPGPIDVDKILPWQDRAARGLDPDGPAGHYLGYLNNRGDSIVAALRVMARTDGAAIVHCAAGKDRTGVVCALALDVAGVTREAIVADYAQTGERLQAVLDRLRASDTYAADLDARPADSHMPRPATMEKLLARVDEEFGGTIGWLTGHGWTDDDTAALRARLLD, encoded by the coding sequence ATGGACGACGCCACACGCTGGATCCGGCTGGACGGCGCGGTCAACGCCCGCGACCTCGGCGGACTCCCCACCACCGACGGACGCACCACACGCCGCGCACGGATTCTCCGCTCCGACAACCTCCAGGACCTGTCGATCGCCGACCTGCGGCTCCTCCTCGACGACTACGCCCTCAAGAACATCATCGACCTGCGCACCAACGCCGAAGTGCACCTCGAAGGCCCCGGCCCCCTGTCACGGATACCGTCCATCAGGATCCACCAGCTGTCCCTGTTCCCCGAAGGCGGACAGCGCACCGACGTCGCCGCCGACACCCCCGGCCCCATCGACGTCGACAAGATCCTCCCCTGGCAGGACCGCGCCGCCCGCGGCCTCGACCCGGACGGCCCCGCCGGCCACTACCTCGGCTACCTCAACAACCGCGGCGACTCCATCGTCGCCGCCCTGCGCGTCATGGCCCGCACCGACGGCGCGGCCATCGTCCACTGCGCCGCCGGAAAGGACCGCACCGGCGTCGTCTGCGCCCTCGCCCTCGACGTCGCCGGAGTCACCCGCGAGGCCATCGTCGCCGACTACGCCCAGACCGGCGAGCGCCTGCAGGCCGTCCTCGACCGCCTCCGCGCCAGCGACACCTACGCCGCCGACCTCGACGCCCGGCCCGCCGACTCCCACATGCCCCGCCCCGCCACCATGGAGAAGCTCCTCGCCCGCGTCGACGAGGAGTTCGGCGGCACCATCGGCTGGCTCACCGGCCACGGCTGGACCGACGACGACACCGCCGCCCTCCGCGCCCGCCTCCTCGACTGA
- a CDS encoding fatty acid desaturase family protein yields the protein MPSTLHAPAPAVPARPAGSDFAPLARRVRGSGLLDRRRGYYVRAVALNLAATAALWCAVAWAGDGWWTVLLGVPLAVVAARTAFLGHDAGHRQIARTARGNRVLGLVLGNLLLGMGHGWWSDKHNRHHANPNHVGKDPDVGEGVLAWTAEQADRQRGVLRWVARHQALLFFPLLTLEGVNLKVGSVLFLRGRPRRVQLVEGGLLLVHAVGYAALAFALLPAAQAIALMAVQHAVFGVHLGAVFAPNHKGMAMPGPGERWDHLRRQVLTSRNVRGGPLTDWFMGGLNYQIEHHLFPGVPRCNLRRLRPLVREHCAAVGVPYAETGLVASYREALRHMREVGEPLR from the coding sequence ATGCCCTCGACCCTGCACGCTCCTGCTCCCGCCGTTCCGGCCCGGCCGGCGGGCAGTGATTTCGCGCCGCTGGCCCGGCGGGTCCGCGGCAGCGGGCTGCTGGACCGGCGCCGCGGTTACTACGTGCGGGCCGTCGCGTTGAACCTGGCCGCCACGGCGGCGCTGTGGTGCGCGGTGGCCTGGGCGGGGGACGGCTGGTGGACGGTGCTGCTCGGCGTCCCGCTGGCGGTGGTGGCGGCGCGGACGGCGTTCCTGGGCCATGACGCGGGGCACCGGCAGATCGCGCGGACGGCGCGGGGAAACCGGGTGCTGGGCCTGGTGCTGGGGAACCTGCTGCTGGGGATGGGGCACGGCTGGTGGAGCGACAAGCACAACCGGCATCACGCCAATCCGAACCATGTCGGCAAGGACCCGGACGTGGGCGAGGGGGTGCTGGCGTGGACGGCGGAGCAGGCGGATCGGCAGCGGGGCGTGCTGCGGTGGGTGGCGCGGCATCAGGCGCTGCTGTTCTTCCCGCTGCTGACGCTGGAGGGGGTCAACCTGAAGGTGGGCAGCGTGCTGTTCCTGCGGGGGCGGCCGCGGCGGGTGCAGCTGGTGGAGGGCGGTCTGCTGCTGGTGCACGCGGTGGGGTACGCGGCGCTGGCGTTCGCGTTGCTGCCGGCGGCGCAGGCGATCGCGTTGATGGCGGTGCAGCACGCGGTGTTCGGGGTGCATCTGGGGGCGGTGTTCGCGCCGAACCACAAGGGGATGGCGATGCCGGGGCCGGGGGAGCGGTGGGACCATCTGCGGCGGCAGGTGCTGACGTCGCGGAACGTGCGGGGCGGGCCGCTGACCGACTGGTTCATGGGCGGGCTGAACTACCAGATCGAGCACCATCTGTTCCCGGGCGTGCCGCGGTGCAACCTGCGGCGGCTGCGGCCGCTGGTGCGGGAGCACTGCGCGGCGGTCGGGGTGCCGTACGCGGAGACGGGGCTGGTGGCGTCGTACCGGGAGGCTTTGCGGCATATGCGTGAGGTGGGGGAGCCGCTGCGGTAG
- a CDS encoding Fpg/Nei family DNA glycosylase — translation MPEGHTVHRLAAEHQRMFGGRRVAASSPQGRFAEGAARLDGRVPVEADAHGKHLLVRFDHDVTLHVHLGIYGRYVFGEVPAPEPVGAVRLRLEGPGGYADLRGPNRCELLEPGDVKLLRDRLGPDPLRADADPEMAWRRISRSRTPVAVLLMDQSVVAGPGNIYRAEVLFRQGVDPRLPGRRLTREQWAGIWGDLVTLMADGVRDGRIDTVRPEHTPEAMGRPPRVDGHGGEVYVYRRAGQPCLVCGTPVRTVELASRNLFWCPGCQPPAPED, via the coding sequence ATGCCGGAGGGACACACCGTTCATCGTCTGGCCGCCGAGCATCAGCGGATGTTCGGCGGCCGCCGCGTCGCCGCGTCGAGTCCGCAGGGCCGTTTCGCCGAGGGGGCGGCGCGGCTGGACGGGCGGGTGCCGGTGGAGGCGGACGCGCACGGCAAGCATCTGCTGGTGCGGTTCGACCATGATGTGACGTTGCACGTCCACCTGGGGATCTACGGGCGGTACGTGTTCGGGGAGGTTCCGGCGCCGGAGCCGGTGGGGGCGGTGCGGCTGCGGCTGGAGGGGCCCGGCGGGTACGCGGATCTGCGGGGGCCGAACCGGTGCGAGCTGCTGGAGCCGGGTGATGTGAAGCTGCTGCGCGATCGGCTGGGGCCCGATCCGCTGCGGGCGGACGCCGATCCGGAGATGGCGTGGCGGCGGATCAGCCGGTCGCGGACGCCGGTGGCGGTGCTGCTGATGGACCAGTCGGTGGTGGCGGGTCCGGGGAACATCTACCGGGCGGAGGTGCTGTTCCGGCAGGGCGTGGATCCGCGGCTGCCGGGCCGGCGGCTGACGCGGGAGCAGTGGGCGGGGATCTGGGGCGACCTGGTGACGCTGATGGCGGACGGGGTGCGCGACGGCCGGATCGACACGGTCCGGCCGGAGCACACGCCGGAGGCGATGGGGCGTCCGCCGCGGGTGGACGGCCACGGCGGCGAGGTGTACGTGTACCGGCGGGCGGGGCAGCCGTGCCTGGTGTGCGGGACGCCGGTGCGGACGGTGGAGCTGGCGTCGCGGAACCTGTTCTGGTGTCCGGGCTGCCAGCCTCCGGCGCCGGAGGACTGA
- a CDS encoding isochorismate synthase, with translation MKLAVTAPERLAVRTVPVPDPGDLISRLPHPTALAWIRHGEGIAGWGEAARIPVPGGADRFAAAAALLRELFAAADVDDPVDVPGTGPVAFGSFGFDPESPDSTLIVPRRILGRRDGTAWLTTIGDDAEPLTVPTPPHAPAGLRWQDGALPEDAWRQAVAAAVGRIRDGHLGKVVLARDLTARADAPIDARVLLRRLADRFPGCYAFSCDGLVGATPELLIRRTGDDIESLVLAGTTARGTDPADDRARAARLFNSPKDREEHRYAADMVRDALAPLCADLTVPDEPELLTLPNLTHLASPVHGRLTADRSVLDVVAALHPTPAVCGTPTDTAMDLIRELEGMDRGRYSGPVGWVDARGDGEWGIALRCAQIDGPSARLFAGCGIVADSDPDAELAEARTKFGPMQYALHG, from the coding sequence GTGAAGCTCGCCGTCACCGCACCGGAGCGCCTGGCCGTCCGCACCGTCCCGGTCCCCGACCCGGGCGACCTCATCTCGCGGCTTCCCCACCCCACCGCGCTGGCCTGGATCCGCCACGGCGAGGGCATCGCCGGCTGGGGCGAGGCCGCCCGCATCCCCGTCCCCGGCGGCGCCGACCGCTTCGCCGCCGCCGCCGCGCTCCTGCGCGAGCTTTTCGCCGCCGCCGACGTCGACGACCCCGTCGACGTCCCCGGCACCGGCCCCGTCGCCTTCGGCTCCTTCGGCTTCGACCCCGAGTCCCCCGACTCCACCCTGATCGTCCCGCGCCGCATCCTCGGCCGCCGCGACGGCACCGCCTGGCTGACCACCATCGGCGACGACGCCGAACCCCTCACCGTCCCCACCCCGCCGCACGCCCCCGCCGGCCTGCGATGGCAGGACGGCGCGCTCCCCGAGGACGCCTGGCGGCAGGCCGTCGCCGCCGCCGTCGGCCGCATCCGCGACGGCCACCTCGGCAAGGTCGTCCTCGCCCGCGACCTCACCGCCCGCGCCGACGCCCCCATCGACGCCCGCGTCCTGCTGCGCCGCCTCGCCGACCGCTTCCCCGGCTGCTACGCCTTCTCCTGCGACGGGCTCGTCGGCGCCACCCCCGAACTGCTCATCCGCCGCACCGGCGACGACATCGAATCGCTCGTCCTGGCCGGCACCACCGCCCGCGGCACCGACCCCGCCGACGACCGCGCCCGCGCCGCCCGCCTGTTCAACTCCCCCAAGGACCGCGAAGAGCACCGCTACGCCGCCGACATGGTCCGCGACGCCCTCGCCCCCCTCTGCGCCGACCTCACCGTCCCCGACGAGCCCGAACTGCTCACCCTCCCCAACCTCACCCACCTGGCCTCACCCGTCCACGGGCGCCTCACCGCCGACCGCTCCGTCCTCGACGTGGTCGCCGCGCTGCACCCCACCCCCGCCGTCTGCGGCACCCCCACCGACACCGCCATGGACCTCATCCGCGAACTGGAGGGCATGGACCGCGGCCGCTACTCCGGGCCCGTCGGCTGGGTCGACGCCCGCGGCGACGGCGAATGGGGCATCGCCCTGCGCTGCGCCCAGATCGACGGCCCCAGCGCCCGCCTGTTCGCCGGCTGCGGCATCGTCGCCGACTCCGACCCCGACGCCGAGCTCGCCGAAGCCCGCACCAAGTTCGGGCCCATGCAGTACGCCCTCCACGGCTGA
- a CDS encoding biotin transporter BioY translates to MATAHAAQRRPAVLGDLLPGALVRDAALVLGAAAFVGVFAQIAVPLPGTPVPVTGQTFAVLLSGAALGFGRAGLAMLVYLLAGMAGVPWFTEGASGTAMPSLGYIIGFVVAAAAVGALARRGGDRTPLRTAATMLAGTLIIYAVGVPYLMAALNVDLGRAIELGVTPFLVGDALKVLLAAGLLPVAWKLTGAGRGR, encoded by the coding sequence GTGGCTACTGCCCACGCAGCCCAGCGGCGCCCCGCCGTCCTGGGCGACCTGCTGCCCGGAGCGCTGGTCCGCGACGCCGCGCTCGTCCTCGGCGCCGCCGCGTTCGTCGGAGTGTTCGCGCAGATCGCCGTCCCGCTGCCCGGCACGCCCGTGCCGGTGACCGGGCAGACCTTCGCGGTCCTGCTGTCGGGCGCCGCCCTCGGCTTCGGCCGCGCCGGCCTGGCCATGCTGGTGTACCTGCTGGCCGGGATGGCGGGCGTGCCCTGGTTCACCGAAGGCGCCTCGGGAACCGCCATGCCGAGCCTCGGCTACATCATCGGGTTCGTCGTCGCCGCGGCCGCCGTCGGCGCCCTGGCCCGCAGGGGCGGCGACCGCACGCCGCTGCGGACCGCCGCCACCATGCTCGCCGGCACCCTCATCATCTACGCCGTGGGCGTCCCCTACCTGATGGCGGCCCTGAACGTCGACCTCGGCCGGGCCATCGAGCTCGGCGTCACGCCGTTCCTGGTGGGCGACGCCCTGAAGGTCCTGCTTGCGGCCGGTCTGCTGCCGGTCGCGTGGAAGCTGACCGGCGCCGGCCGCGGCCGCTGA
- a CDS encoding spermidine synthase: protein MGEVAGTAGDPVLGDPGVPVVVERAAGVGGELVLRRAGEHYEIISNGVFLMDTRGGASERLLVRAAVEGLDGPVRLLIGGLGVGFSLAEALELPGVAHVTVVEREPAVIAWHATELRPWSRGALDDPRVTVRRADLLDYLAGPHDDRFDALCLDVDNGPDWTVTPGNARLYGPAGLDLLARRLTPRGTLAVWSANAAPAFGELLRRRFGRVRVREVPVARGEPDVVYLASEPRPAGGPRDGSRA from the coding sequence ATGGGCGAGGTGGCGGGGACGGCCGGCGACCCGGTGCTCGGCGACCCGGGCGTGCCCGTGGTGGTGGAGCGGGCCGCGGGGGTCGGCGGGGAGCTGGTGCTGCGGCGGGCCGGGGAGCATTACGAGATCATCAGCAACGGGGTGTTCCTCATGGACACCCGCGGCGGCGCGTCGGAGCGGCTGCTGGTCCGCGCCGCCGTCGAGGGCCTGGACGGGCCGGTGCGGCTGCTGATCGGCGGGCTGGGCGTCGGGTTCTCCCTGGCCGAGGCCCTGGAGCTGCCCGGCGTCGCGCACGTCACCGTCGTCGAGCGCGAACCCGCCGTGATCGCCTGGCACGCAACCGAGCTGCGGCCCTGGTCGCGCGGCGCGCTCGACGACCCGCGCGTCACGGTGCGGCGCGCCGACCTGCTCGACTACCTCGCCGGGCCGCACGACGACCGGTTCGACGCGCTGTGCCTGGACGTCGACAACGGCCCCGACTGGACCGTCACCCCCGGCAACGCCCGCCTGTACGGGCCCGCGGGCCTGGACCTGCTGGCCCGGCGGCTCACCCCGCGCGGGACGCTGGCGGTGTGGAGCGCGAACGCGGCGCCGGCGTTCGGGGAGCTGCTGCGCCGCCGGTTCGGCCGCGTCCGGGTGCGGGAGGTGCCGGTGGCGCGGGGCGAGCCCGACGTCGTCTACCTTGCGAGCGAGCCCCGTCCCGCGGGCGGGCCGCGGGACGGTTCCCGGGCGTGA
- a CDS encoding SDR family oxidoreductase — MSGPSTPAPSAPGPSSPGGLLRGRRILVVGAGTRPSDDPAAPVGNGRAIAVTAAREGARVACADRDEHAAVETAAIIAAEGAPRGVRVNVVAPGLIDTVMGRDASAGNRGRDHVAALIPMRRQGTAWEVADVAVFLLSDRASYVTGQVVRVDGGLSTLR; from the coding sequence ATGTCCGGACCCTCCACCCCGGCCCCTTCAGCCCCCGGCCCTTCCAGCCCCGGCGGTCTGCTGCGGGGGCGCCGCATCCTGGTCGTGGGCGCGGGGACGCGCCCCAGCGACGACCCCGCCGCGCCGGTCGGCAACGGCCGCGCCATCGCCGTGACCGCCGCGCGGGAGGGCGCCCGGGTGGCGTGCGCCGACCGGGACGAGCACGCGGCGGTGGAGACCGCCGCGATCATCGCCGCCGAGGGCGCGCCGCGCGGCGTCCGCGTCAACGTGGTCGCGCCCGGTTTGATCGACACCGTCATGGGACGCGACGCCTCGGCCGGGAACCGGGGCCGCGACCACGTCGCCGCGCTGATCCCGATGCGGCGGCAGGGCACCGCCTGGGAGGTCGCCGACGTGGCGGTGTTCCTGCTGTCGGACCGCGCGTCCTACGTCACCGGGCAGGTCGTCCGCGTCGACGGGGGCCTGTCCACTCTCCGCTGA
- a CDS encoding S1C family serine protease: MAVPINATTRRIIGALIRDGRVRRAFLGLAAAPVPVPSSLRARTGRKQALRVAEVVPGSPADRAGLRRGDLVLTAGGEPVTQAQSLQSLMFAEAIGRPLPITVLRNGAMVDVIAEPVELDPEPA; this comes from the coding sequence TTGGCCGTCCCCATCAACGCCACCACCCGCCGCATCATCGGCGCCCTCATCCGCGACGGCCGCGTGCGCCGCGCGTTCCTCGGCCTGGCCGCCGCGCCCGTCCCCGTGCCCTCCTCGCTGCGCGCCCGCACCGGCCGCAAGCAGGCGCTGCGCGTCGCCGAGGTCGTCCCCGGCAGCCCCGCCGACCGCGCCGGCCTGCGCCGCGGCGACCTGGTCCTGACCGCCGGCGGCGAACCGGTCACCCAGGCCCAGTCGCTGCAGAGTCTGATGTTCGCCGAGGCGATCGGCCGTCCCCTGCCCATCACCGTCCTGCGCAACGGCGCCATGGTCGACGTCATCGCCGAACCCGTCGAACTCGACCCCGAACCCGCCTGA
- a CDS encoding Rv2578c family radical SAM protein has product MRWDHLRLDGGGPPGGSPGGAADVPLIERRAVARTVDSPEFRGMTFYEVHARTVINKVPEASRVPFRWTINPYRGCSHACAYCFARKTHEYLDLDSGADFDSRIVVKVNAAERVRAELAAPRWRGEHIAMGTNVDCYQRAEGRYRLMPGILAALRDAANPFSILTKGTLILRDLPLLLEAAERTRVGAAVSVGTADRDLARLVEPGAPPPRARLETVAALNEAGIGCGVLMGPVIPYLSDSPAQLESAVRQIADAGAVSVSAITLHLRPGAREWFLAWLREHHPGLVAPYARLYRGGAYAPRDYQERISRQVRELAARHGITGRERRRAAPPRPGAPAPAAPKQLSLL; this is encoded by the coding sequence GTGCGGTGGGACCATCTGCGGCTGGACGGCGGCGGCCCTCCCGGCGGCTCTCCCGGCGGCGCGGCGGACGTGCCGCTGATCGAGCGGCGCGCGGTTGCGCGGACCGTCGACTCCCCCGAGTTCCGCGGCATGACCTTCTACGAGGTCCACGCCAGGACGGTCATCAACAAGGTGCCCGAGGCGTCCCGGGTCCCGTTCCGCTGGACGATCAACCCCTACCGGGGCTGCAGCCATGCGTGCGCCTACTGCTTCGCCCGGAAAACGCACGAGTACCTGGATCTGGATTCCGGGGCGGACTTCGACTCGCGGATCGTGGTGAAGGTCAACGCGGCCGAGCGGGTCCGCGCGGAGCTGGCGGCGCCGCGGTGGCGCGGCGAGCACATCGCGATGGGCACCAACGTGGACTGCTACCAGCGCGCCGAGGGCCGCTACCGGCTGATGCCGGGGATCCTGGCGGCGCTGCGCGACGCGGCCAACCCGTTCTCGATCCTGACCAAGGGGACCCTGATCCTGCGGGACCTGCCGCTGCTGCTGGAGGCCGCCGAGCGCACCCGGGTCGGCGCGGCGGTGTCGGTCGGCACGGCCGACCGCGACCTGGCGCGGCTGGTGGAGCCGGGCGCCCCGCCGCCCCGCGCCCGCCTGGAGACGGTGGCGGCGCTGAACGAGGCGGGCATCGGCTGCGGCGTGCTGATGGGCCCGGTCATCCCCTACCTGTCGGACTCGCCCGCGCAGCTGGAGTCGGCGGTGCGGCAGATCGCCGACGCCGGCGCCGTCTCGGTGTCGGCGATCACCCTGCACCTGCGTCCCGGCGCCCGCGAGTGGTTCCTGGCATGGCTGCGCGAGCACCACCCCGGCCTCGTCGCCCCCTACGCCCGCCTGTACCGCGGCGGCGCCTACGCCCCCAGGGACTACCAGGAGCGCATCAGCCGGCAGGTCCGGGAACTGGCGGCCAGACACGGCATCACCGGCCGCGAACGTCGCCGCGCCGCTCCCCCGCGCCCCGGGGCGCCGGCTCCCGCCGCCCCGAAGCAGCTCTCCCTGCTGTGA
- a CDS encoding glycoside hydrolase family 10 protein, translating into MRTAAAALIAAGALAGCGLPALGEGGRSGGPAPVPGGAGAECTDVPAPRDSGARRLRAMWIATVGNIDWPKDPRASADEQKKQFVRLLDTARQMNMNAVFVQIRPNSDAFYDSPIEPWSAWITGTPGKDPGYDVLDFMLKEAHARDLEFHAWFNPYRIARHDDPSKLHPKSPARKNPGWVRKYGGGMWYDPGIPEVRELATKAVMDVVRKYDIDAVHFDDYFYPYPEGGEFPDEATYKAHGGGMNKGDWRRRNVDRLIEDLSRKIHEAKPWVQFGISPFGVWRNKSSDPAGSDTRALQSYDDIYADTRKWVKRGWVDYITPQLYWPIGDPRADYAELVGWWAEQVEGTDVQLTIGQGAYRVGAGGPWNDAAELSRHLTLNDKHPQVRGDVYFSASDVVENRRGFAERLRKDHYSRPALRPVATGLGGKAPAPVQGTAAEPHGDGVKVTWRTSEDAASYAVYRADGERPGCGPVEPGQLIAGVRGGGIIDPTAEPGRTYTYYVTALDRRHHQSAPARGATVTVPKG; encoded by the coding sequence ATGCGAACTGCTGCGGCGGCGCTGATCGCGGCGGGCGCGCTGGCCGGCTGCGGCCTGCCCGCCCTCGGCGAGGGCGGGCGCTCCGGCGGCCCCGCGCCCGTCCCCGGCGGCGCCGGCGCCGAGTGCACCGACGTCCCCGCGCCCCGCGACTCCGGCGCGCGCCGGCTGCGCGCCATGTGGATCGCCACCGTCGGCAACATCGACTGGCCCAAGGACCCCCGCGCCTCCGCCGACGAGCAGAAGAAGCAGTTCGTCCGGCTCCTCGACACCGCGCGGCAGATGAACATGAACGCGGTGTTCGTGCAGATCCGCCCCAACTCCGACGCGTTCTACGACTCCCCGATCGAGCCGTGGTCGGCGTGGATCACCGGGACCCCCGGCAAGGACCCCGGCTACGACGTGCTGGACTTCATGCTCAAGGAGGCCCACGCCCGCGACCTGGAGTTCCACGCCTGGTTCAACCCGTACCGGATCGCCCGCCACGACGACCCGTCCAAGCTGCACCCCAAGAGCCCCGCCCGCAAGAACCCCGGCTGGGTCCGCAAGTACGGCGGGGGCATGTGGTACGACCCGGGCATCCCCGAGGTGCGGGAACTGGCCACCAAGGCCGTCATGGACGTCGTGCGCAAGTACGACATCGACGCCGTCCACTTCGACGACTACTTCTACCCCTACCCCGAGGGCGGCGAGTTCCCCGACGAGGCCACCTACAAGGCCCACGGCGGCGGCATGAACAAGGGCGACTGGCGGCGCCGCAACGTCGACCGCCTCATCGAGGACCTGTCCCGGAAGATCCACGAGGCCAAGCCCTGGGTGCAGTTCGGCATCAGCCCGTTCGGGGTGTGGCGCAACAAGAGCAGCGACCCCGCCGGGTCCGACACCCGCGCGCTGCAGAGCTACGACGACATCTACGCCGACACCCGCAAATGGGTGAAGCGCGGCTGGGTCGACTACATCACCCCGCAGCTGTACTGGCCGATCGGCGACCCCCGCGCCGACTACGCGGAACTCGTCGGCTGGTGGGCCGAGCAGGTCGAGGGCACCGACGTGCAGCTGACCATCGGGCAGGGCGCCTACCGCGTCGGCGCCGGCGGCCCCTGGAACGACGCCGCCGAGCTGTCGCGCCACCTCACCCTCAACGACAAGCACCCCCAGGTCCGCGGCGACGTGTACTTCAGCGCCTCCGACGTCGTGGAGAACCGCCGCGGCTTCGCCGAACGGCTCCGCAAGGACCACTACTCCCGGCCCGCCCTGCGGCCCGTCGCCACCGGCCTGGGCGGCAAGGCCCCCGCGCCCGTCCAGGGCACCGCCGCCGAACCCCACGGCGACGGCGTGAAGGTCACCTGGCGGACCTCCGAGGACGCCGCCTCCTACGCCGTCTACCGCGCCGACGGCGAACGCCCCGGCTGCGGCCCCGTCGAACCCGGCCAGCTCATCGCCGGCGTCCGCGGCGGCGGCATCATCGACCCGACCGCCGAGCCCGGCCGCACCTACACCTACTACGTCACCGCACTGGACCGCCGCCACCACCAGAGCGCCCCCGCCCGCGGCGCGACGGTCACCGTCCCGAAGGGATAA
- a CDS encoding DUF3040 domain-containing protein produces the protein MALSMEEQRILTQIEIRLSEDDPRLAHRLARLGEPRRRARTVVLAAAAVIIVLAAIGAAIAAAAL, from the coding sequence ATGGCGCTGTCGATGGAGGAGCAGCGGATCCTCACCCAGATCGAGATCCGCCTGAGCGAGGACGACCCGCGGCTGGCCCATCGCCTCGCACGGCTCGGCGAACCCCGCCGCCGTGCCCGCACCGTCGTCCTCGCCGCGGCCGCCGTCATCATCGTCCTCGCCGCGATCGGCGCCGCGATCGCGGCCGCCGCACTATGA
- a CDS encoding ATP-binding protein translates to MNTTGARTARHDEPAAPPAHDTDDTADGSSTGATEGPPAAAAGTGEGGSGGGAQAAWELRTGPRAAAQARRLTARALRGWRVTEPGDVDDVVLMVGELVTNAVVHGAGPVRLALRLDGRRLLAEVRDADPALPALPALPAAAGAPDWAEAGRGLLLVAALAAEHGARPERDGKTVWFTRLLNPLGGRRPGAPPPTADLPGAH, encoded by the coding sequence GTGAACACCACGGGGGCGAGAACCGCACGGCACGACGAACCGGCCGCACCACCCGCCCACGACACGGATGACACCGCCGACGGCAGCAGCACAGGAGCAACTGAGGGACCGCCCGCGGCGGCCGCCGGAACGGGCGAGGGCGGCTCGGGCGGCGGCGCGCAGGCGGCCTGGGAACTGCGGACCGGGCCGCGGGCCGCGGCGCAGGCGCGGCGGCTCACCGCGCGGGCCCTGCGCGGATGGCGCGTCACCGAGCCCGGAGACGTCGACGACGTCGTCCTCATGGTGGGAGAACTGGTCACCAACGCCGTCGTCCACGGCGCCGGACCCGTCCGGCTCGCGCTGCGGCTGGACGGCCGCCGCCTGCTCGCCGAGGTCCGCGACGCCGACCCCGCCCTGCCCGCCCTGCCTGCACTGCCCGCCGCGGCCGGGGCCCCGGACTGGGCCGAGGCGGGGCGGGGGCTGCTGCTCGTCGCCGCGCTGGCCGCCGAGCACGGCGCCCGGCCCGAGCGGGACGGCAAGACCGTCTGGTTCACCCGGCTGCTCAACCCCCTCGGCGGCCGCCGGCCCGGCGCACCCCCGCCCACCGCCGACTTGCCCGGCGCCCACTGA